GTCCAAACTACCAAACctacaaaatcaaattattaaaaaactaCTCTAAATGTTTGCGTTGTTTAGCACAACCTCTTGTCTCTCTGCCAGTTCGACTCTACCGGACTGGAATTGCACCAAACCATCTCGCCGTTTTCCAAACGCTTCCAATAACCACCCAACCCCAAATTCATCTGTTCGTACTGTTGATGCGGTTGGATTTGGTGCGGATTGGGCGCGTGGAAATTTTGTTCGTTTTCTGGATACACCCTATAGTTATGGTTCTGTTCAAGATTTTgcgaataaaacatttttggagTATTCGTGTTTGGACTAGATTGTCTGTGTTGCGTTCGCGAATTTGTGAGCTGGTTCGTGGGGCTGTTGTGGTGATTCTTAATCGCCTGTGACACTTGACTGTAGTTTTGATTGAATACTGGATAATTGTAAACAGTTGATGCCGTTCTAACGACTTGATATGTTTGATTTTGGGGTTGGGGGTGTTGATAATGTGGATTCAGCGGCGTATGGGGGTGTGAGTTATGGTGTTGATTATACTGTAGGGTATTATAGCCTGAAATGTGATTATTTGCCAAGTTTTCTTGCCTGAAAAATATAGATCAGACGTGTATCACCCAACTGTACCGTATTACCTCtccatataatttttataaccgtCTATACTCAATGTGTACAATCCTCTAGCCAAAACTTCTTCATATCTCGGATAGGAATTATCAACATAAGAATTATTAAGATTCTTGTAACCCATTCTAGGATTTGAAAGCAGGTACCTCTGTTCCACTTCTTCATTATTTACACATTTACTTGACCTCACGCTGTGCCTTAAATCCGACTTGGCAAATGGCTCGTTCATGTTTGTTCCCATCGAAATGTTGTCATCTAAAACtctcatctaaataccatCTCACACATTCATAACTAGTACCTTGCTCCGTTGGTCTGggttttttcttctgtttgtGCAACTGTTCAGTCTGGTGTTGTTGTTGAACTTTATCTTTCACTGAAGTCAACTTCTCTTGAAGCTTGGTGAACTGTACTTTGTGCTGTTGATAATCCGCCATGTGTTGGCGACGCAGAGTCTACAACAATTTCGTATTTGTTTACCAGTTTCTCTCTCGATTATTCACTGTACCTTGCTGATGTTCTGTTCGTTCGCCAGTCCCAGAGCCGCTTCAGCCATATTGGCGTGCAATTGTATTTGAAGTTCCAGATCTGTAACTGACTCGTCTTTATTATTTGCGTTTTTGATTAAGTTTTCTGGTAACTGATAGGTTGTTCCGACGCGTCTTCGGATCAGGGGTGGCGACTCTCCCGGTTCTAGGGGCATCTCTTGGGGGATTATACCCGTCAGGTCGGCCTcctaaataataaaatcagtGATTTacacatacaaaatttttaacaatgttttgttttatattatgtAAAGGGTTAAAGTGAATCACATATATCACGAATCCTATTACAATAGAAACTCCATAATTCGTCACATACGGGGCCGGGTGGGTGACGAATTAGGGAAATTGACGAATTATAGAAAATTCCAGGAAAAATTACTAAATCACATTCTAAAGTACGTactttttatcattttaattGACGTTAACTACATAATTTTTACATCtgtatgtacagttggttgcaaaaaaaaacgggaaacgaaaattttccaaatgtaaattttgttttgtccatttgtcaatcaATTGTCTACTTGTCAATTAATGTTCCCAAGTCCCGGGACCAAAGAGGTTTTCGGGACTTCTTAAGTCCCGGGACTAGTCCCGATGGTCTCGAAATCAGAATAGTGCAGTAAACTCGCTTTAAAGAAGTAACAGATAAATGTTTTAGGAAATATAAGTAcgagtattttatttaaatgtcgGTACATGCGTACAtggtacaaaaaaagaaaattatatgaaacgaaagataaaatttgacCAAACAGTAGGTGTAATATGTACAACAAGCACAGTTAGGGGTGACGAATTACAGAACATGAAAAATTAGCGAGTGACGAATTATCGAGTTTCTACTGTAAATGTATCCATTCATTACTAGAATCGCAGATTTAACTGATGCATTTGTCCTGCTAGTGTTAAAGTGAAAAGTTGTCTTGTGACATGCACTATGCTGGGGAAttgcataaataattttattagcaaGATATATGCGACCTATTTCATTATGTAAaagattaataaataaaaataaaatgctcCGCAATAATCTCCGTGTTTCTAAAGCATGATTTGctgtattataattataaccgacctgttcaaaagtgtagtttgagtgatccccgcagagcgctagtgcacgggcgctttttggggatattattcatcttaagtttttgtcaccgagaatttttcttgtttaaatgacattttgaatttgaagtcaaaaaactttttgttttttgctgCTTTGAAGTTAAATTCGTGAATCTTTTCCTTATTGTTCGgtgtttttgtgtttagtgTTGTTATTGTTCTTGCGCATTGATTATTACTTAAGCGTGAAACGCCCGTTTTGTAGCGCCCAGCGCCCTCATCATTGTGTAACAAATTATGTCTAATTTCTAATTCACTATACAAAATAACTCTTCCAGGTCTGGGACGCACGTTAGTGTCAGAGCAGTGATCTAGACGTTGAATATTCAGGTGTGTGGTTTGTATTGTGGGTTTGATCGCTTTAAGAATGTCACTAACTATTGCCTTGTCCTGTTCCTGGCGCTGATGTTTTATGTAATTTGCTGGTTGTTCGGCAGCACCGCATATAATTACGtcagattttcttttatctcGCTCGGCAACTTCTTGGACTATGTCTGCAAAGttgtaccgtgagatcatttaaatttataattaaagtaggctatgacatttaaattagattggcaacgcTGTTGACGTTTAGGGGTCTCATGTTCagtcgttttaatttaaaagaaattaagcactagaaaataatatagtTTTATTGATAATCATATAAAATGTTCAAACTATTTTCACCTTGGTTGGATACAAATTACAACTGTTAAGtcgccgtttcatattttgaagcgtcactttgacaattcaaattaaGTTGTTAACAGTGTTACCAAtgtaatttaaaagtcatagcctactttaattataaatttaaatgatcccACGGTATTTCTCTAGCTGAGGTGCACTGCTGATAgtagtttttaaaataattaatttgagaTCGAAACACATCTTTTAACTtgatgtactattgcgggcaaaaaaagtgggacatcaacgtcattgtcttgacttttaatgtgaaataacccttacctgattctaaccctactttgaattgattgacgttgtcattaagtattgtaggttgtagggaatgattgtaagtaagcacgtagtgaatatttatttaaagcaaagttccaatcaaaatctacctttatcaaaagaagagggcatttggaaagggaaaataggagtataaaataaatttttaaactgtcagctggaatagtgtcaaaaaaatgataataaagcttaaactacatcgaatttttcaaaactgagagaaatttgatgtcccattttttttgcccgcaatagtacattgtatcgggtgtttttttttttaatttcacctcatagtaggcgttgaagagtcgattgtgaacgcactatacaggttacggatcagttgtttaaatcttacgttttacatgagcggtgcgttcacaatcgattctttaACGCCCACTaggaggtgaaattaaaaaaaaaaaaaaaaccacccGATTCACTGTGCCTCAAGTGAACTCattaatgtattcaaatcctTAAATTGATTCATGTTAGAATGCCACGAATTGCATACCTACTACCTTGATGGCTGTAGATTTTGATCTGACTGTTCTTTAGCCTCACACACACATATTATAAAGTGGACTTTGACAACTGTCACAATTACCTGAGTTACCCTCAACTGCAgagttgtaattaaaaaaaaactattaatCTGTTCAGGGGAAGTAGCAATGAAACAGATCTTCATACCAAAGGGCCTGTTATCATGACTAATGCAAAGACAAATAAAGGATAGGTGCACAAAAGATCAATAGATCAAAGTTTAAAACACCGAGATTAAATATGAAGTTATTTTCCCCATAGATGTAAAAGTATACACGTACTGAACAAAATGATACTCAAGATAAAAGTACTTGTAATTTGTTAATTGCGCTCATTTACTcgtttaacaaaaattttgataaaacaaattttacttcgaTGACTGCTGCAACTACATAGAACGTTCGAATGACGTAACcttttaagtatttttttaggAATATATCCCCAATTTCACTCAAATTATACCTATAGGCTTGCCCGACATCAATTGACGCGGCCGGCGGCGGAGCGCGGCGTTTTTCAGCTGGTAAACAAACAGTTTCGTATTTGACATGTAAAATCGGCTTTTTGAAAgtaggaaattcaaattatttataaaaaaaatgagtgaTCAATCGTGAACGTGTTTGCTGTGTTCCGGGTtgcaaaaatatcgaaaaaagAATCGGCAATTGAAATTTTCATACTGTATTTGGCATGCGTACTTGCTAACAACAAAGAATCTCTTATTAGGAATTAAAACAagatttaattgttatttcttatacaataaataaacagttgACGCATAACgcagttaatttcaattgcATTAATAATTTACATGATTAATATatagggtgagcaacaataactgtttcagttggcaataaaaaaattttacatgaaattttcaagactgaattgtaccaatttcggtttgttttattgacactattgacagctggtatacatttcatatttggttttggtcttggtttttgtattcttttattaataaaatggttttctcgttggaacatgacataaaagtcaccaaaagtcaccagaatttattgccaactcaatcagtaattgttgttCACACGGTAGTAGAACGTTAAAGTTAAATATACTGGACAAAGTGAGGTGAAGTAAAACTATTGAATGTTAggaattattatcattaaaacatttttatttcgttgcaCCTTAATATGTACTTGATCTTTAGGagaatagacaaaaaaaatcccaattttgCGCATGAAATTGGTCTTTGGGCATGAGAATGTTCCAAATAGGTACTATTAAAATGGCGCTAGTTGCTctctaaatatgtttttatatCGCCAAACCTCAAAAATCACGGTAAAAACGTTCCAAATCgaaattttgttgttgaaCTTGCtcatttgtatttaaatataCCAACAATTAGAGATTGTTTTGAGGTATTCATGTTTCTCTAAATAGGTTTTTACACCGGcgaatttcaaaaatcactGTAAAAACGTTCCGAATCGAAAATTTCTCATTGCTCATTTATATACCTACGATTACTTCTTTCACGTCACTGACATGGTAACTTTCTAACAGTTCTTTACCTTTagacaagttttttttttccaaaatcaaggtacggggtcattataaatgattatctcatcgcagtaggcgttggtgacgtacttgaatgtgccgcaaactttataacatgagtgagactagcatcgccgttaggtagcgctgctggcggtagtgtaaatttgtctactatagtttgtctaacgttgcgaagttagcggcacatcccaaatttgtgtgggttttcaacgccaactgcgatgggacaatcatttataatgaccctgtacctTGCTtgatttattgatttattattgatttattgtAGACTTGAACGCgagaatttcaaaaatttgggTGTTTTAATAAGTGATATTACATGTAAAGACAGGCAGAAGTTTGAAAATACCAGTTGAGAACTGCGCGCTGCATCCGCGAGGCGGCGCTGCAGTCGTCAAAAAACTCAGAAAACGATATCGCGTAAACGTATAAAGAAGCGTTAAAGGGCAGACAGatatataaattttgaaaattgtaaaaacttTTTAAAGGCGCCACCTTTTATATTATGGAGACTGaagtattaaaaataactaCACAGTAGTAACAAAGTAGGCTTATTGGAAAATGTGTCTGGAAgttaaaaatgacattaacttttcaattttcgataaaaattTGCTTTGTCTAGTTTTCCTTCAGCAAATAAAAGTGTTACTTCTTAGaaaatctatttaaaaaaatggtcaagttaAAATCCACATGAatgttttgttgaaaaaaaaatccaattgaGAATTTCACGATAGATGAATGTTTATCGCTACACTCtacaatacaaaaagaaacatCTTTTTTACTGTGGAACTTTGTACCTTAGGGTGAGTACTACacttacaaaattaataataattttcttcatgTAGATTTGAAGGTACTCTTAGCCAATAATAATgagtaaataaattacttatGTAATTTCTGATTTCCTGGACTCTTCAAGggattaatattaataaactaTCTAATTCCACTCACTGATTACAGTTTCAGTACAAACTAATGGGGTACATTCAATGTCATTTTGAGCATCTGGgagtgattaaaatttaacagcaATATTGATTACTT
The sequence above is drawn from the Tenebrio molitor chromosome X, icTenMoli1.1, whole genome shotgun sequence genome and encodes:
- the sstn gene encoding uncharacterized protein sstn, whose amino-acid sequence is MEDGVNTECNNLIKMGATGNPNITRLATLQERKKTIEESLAKCNQELKQICLQEADLTGIIPQEMPLEPGESPPLIRRRVGTTYQLPENLIKNANNKDESVTDLELQIQLHANMAEAALGLANEQNISKTLRRQHMADYQQHKVQFTKLQEKLTSVKDKVQQQHQTEQLHKQKKKPRPTEQDDNISMGTNMNEPFAKSDLRHSVRSSKCVNNEEVEQRYLLSNPRMGYKNLNNSYVDNSYPRYEEVLARGLYTLSIDGYKNYMERQENLANNHISGYNTLQYNQHHNSHPHTPLNPHYQHPQPQNQTYQVVRTASTVYNYPVFNQNYSQVSQAIKNHHNSPTNQLTNSRTQHRQSSPNTNTPKMFYSQNLEQNHNYRVYPENEQNFHAPNPHQIQPHQQYEQMNLGLGGYWKRLENGEMVWCNSSPVESNWQRDKRFGSLDRRKNKRLHKRVSPSVSNKSATLASVPVYVDHVRTASIKSPQVISRRSQDNRQLVRTQSLGSVGGQTIDSVWPSDDNSSCESDNRSINGTGQGVRKQKQKEWMETFLDGPVSPTHSIVSRSQSALPSVLSPEEKYIVTPPQHIPPPLTPKPPLEIPAESNPSPRIPETNIELFNNNIPKNCTIVQAGHCKPYHEETKPFEMSDFYKYSTKFKKSPVKQQQDDSARKSLPPNSPFQKNLNETFDKASVPQTVKNHNFSPSSPLSPTRMDNTNSLNSSLDLSQLSNANVAERFSDEMNAWYKNHKLQIDNGGSGNTSKGKSTATLV